The Desmodus rotundus isolate HL8 chromosome 3, HLdesRot8A.1, whole genome shotgun sequence genome includes a region encoding these proteins:
- the LOC112318284 gene encoding keratin, type II cuticular Hb1: MTCGSGFCGQTFSCVSACGPRPGRCCITAAPYRGVSCYRGLTRGFGSQSLCGGFRSGSCGRSFGYRSGGVCGPSPPCITTVSVNESLLTPLNLEIDPNAQCVKHEEKEQIKCLNSRFAAFIDKVRFLEQQNKLLETKWQFYQNRKCCESNLEPLFEGYVETLRREAECAEADSGRLASELNHVQEVMEGYKKKYEEEVSLRATAENEFVALKKDVDCAYLRKSDLEANAEALTQEIDFLRRLYEEEIRVLHAHISDTSVIVKMDNSRDLNMDCIVAEIKAQYDDIASRSRAEAESWYRSKCEEMKATVIRHGETLRRTKEEINELNRMIQRLTAEVENAKCQNTKLETAVTQAEQQGETAISDARCKLAELEAALQKAKQDMACLLKEYQEVMNSKLGLDIEIATYRRLLEGEEQRLCEGVGAVNVCVSSSRGGVVCSDLCMSGSRPVTGSACSAPCSGNLAVNTGMCAPCGPCNSITSCGLGTCGVGSCGISSCGVGSCASSCRRC, from the exons ATGACCTGTGGATCAGGATTCTGCGGCCAGACCTTCAGTTGCGTCTCGGCCTGCGGGCCGCGGCCAGGCCGCTGCTGCATCACCGCCGCCCCCTACCGCGGCGTCTCCTGCTACCGCGGCCTCACCAGGGGCTTTGGCAGCCAGAGCCTCTGCGGGGGCTTCCGCTCTGGCTCCTGTGGCCGCAGCTTCGGATACCGCTCTGGCGGCGTGTGCGGACCCAGCCCGCCCTGCATCACCACGGTGTCGGTCAACGAGAGTCTCCTCACGCCCCTCAACCTGGAGATTGACCCCAACGCGCAGTGTGTGAAGCATGAGGAGAAGGAGCAGATCAAGTGTCTCAACAGCAGGTTTGCTGCCTTCATTGACAAG GTGCGCTTCCTGGAGCAGCAGAACAAACTGCTGGAGACCAAGTGGCAGTTCTACCAGAACCGCAAGTGCTGTGAGAGCAACCTGGAGCCGCTGTTTGAGGGCTACGTGGAGACGCTGAGGCGGGAGGCCGAGTGTGCAGAGGCCGACAGCGGGAGGCTGGCCTCAGAGCTCAACCACGTGCAGGAGGTGATGGAGGGCTACAAGAAGAA GTACGAGGAGGAAGTGTCTCTGAGAGCAACAGCCGAGAATGAGTTTGTGGCTCTGAAGAAG GACGTGGACTGCGCCTACCTCCGCAAGTCGGACCTGGAGGCCAATGCGGAGGCCCTGACCCAGGAGATCGACTTCCTGCGGCGACTGTATGAGGAG GAGATCCGTGTCCTGCACGCCCACATCTCAGACACCTCGGTCATTGTCAAGATGGACAACAGCCGAGACCTGAACATGGACTGCATTGTTGCCGAGATCAAGGCTCAGTATGACGACATCGCCAGCCGCAGCCGGGCCGAGGCCGAGTCCTGGTACCGCAGCAAG TGTGAGGAGATGAAGGCCACAGTGATCCGTCATGGGGAGACCCTGCGCCGCACCAAGGAGGAGATCAACGAGCTGAACCGCATGATCCAGAGGCTGACAGCCGAGGTGGAGAACGCCAAGTGCCAG AACACCAAGCTGGAGACTGCAGTGACCCAGGCGGAGCAGCAGGGTGAGACTGCCATCAGCGATGCCCGCTGCAAGCTGGCTGAGCTGGAGGCCGCCCTGCAGAAGGCCAAGCAGGACATGGCGTGCCTGCTCAAGGAGTACCAGGAGGTGATGAACTCCAAGCTGGGCCTGGACATCGAGATCGCCACCTACAGGCGCCTGCTGGAGGGCGAGGAGCAGAG aCTGTGTGAAGGTGTTGGTGCCGTGAATGTTT GTGTCAGCAGCTCCCGGGGTGGAGTTGTCTGCAGCGACCTCTGCATGTCCGGTTCCAGGCCGGTGACAGGTAGTGCCTGCAGCGCCCCCTGCAGTGGGAACCTGGCGGTGAACACAGGAATGTGTGCACCCTGCGGCCCCTGCAATTCCATCACATCTTGTGGCCTGGGCACCTGCGGCGTGGGCTCCTGTGGCATCAGCTCCTGCGGCGTGGGCTCCTGTGCCAGCAGCTGCCGCAGATGTTAG